A region of the Larus michahellis chromosome 4, bLarMic1.1, whole genome shotgun sequence genome:
AGTGATCAGGATCTAGGAACAGAGATGTCAAATTTATTGCTGGAACCGGGGGGACTTTGGTTTTGCTTAGCAGTGACATAATTAATACACTGGTGATGGGCTTGCAGTCCTCTGCGCGCATCGATGTGATCTGATCGATAAAGCTCAGGACTGGGACTCGGAAGACCTGGATTCTCGCTTCTGACTCTGCCTtccacagaaatgtttttctttgcacttcatttttcccgctgtttcattttgaaaattcatgTGGGATGagaatttttattgctgtttaatTTCTCTAACagcaatttttttacttttatatgcAAGATTGAGATGAGAATGGGGATTTAAAGACCAGTGTATACCAGCAGGTGGCATAGAAAAAGATTTCGTGGttgttttaggtgtttttttgATTAGGTATTTCTTTTAAGAAGCTATTTCAGTTGGGTTTCCAGAGCCACCTTCAGTTTTGAGGTTCGTATGCTGCTGTTAAGCTGAGATGTTCCATAGCTGACATCCTCTGTACTTTCTCTGGGCAGCTTACAGGGCTGTAAGATGTcctaaagaaaaatgtatttgggatgaatatttttcaaaatatgtttatttggCCTGCCCAACAGCGTGCAACTACCCTATCTTTTATGGTGCAGCTAAGTTAATTTGAAGATGTATAAAGAACTTGGTCTCAGGACAAGTTCCCATGATATGCTCTGTTCATACCAGAAACCTGACCAGGTATTCTACAGATGACAAAGTAAGAATTATTTTCCTATACCTAGCAATTAGGAAAATATATCACTTTGCTTCCTCTTATCTCTAATTCTGAATAATACACAATTCCCAAATGTCTCTTTAATCATTAACAGGTGTCTCACCATCATCTTGGCAGTTCCGCGTTTTACCTGTTAATGGACAATGAGGCGCTGCGTTTTGCAGCTGCGATGGCATTAGCTTTTGTAAATACACCGAGCAAACATGACCGCCTGAGAAACGTGGTACGGGCTGTAAGCGTGTGTGCAGGCTGTTGTATCATCTGTGTTTGCATATGTGTGGTGCAGTGCCTCTTGGCTGAGATACTAAATATTTATGTGATGGGACTGGTTGAAAAAAGTGCACTTTCCTACCACCAGTTTTAAATGGAATGCGAATGAAAATGATCTCTATACTCGGTAAACACTATTAACAGTGCAAGATGCTTTCCTTTTCCAAGGGCTATGGAGGTTAAATTTCCTAGTCAATGTCttatctgttttatatttttttccaagagaaaaaactTCCCAGATGAACTTTGAAGTGCCATATGTGTTTACTTTAGGTAATGTGAGCAGTGTCAGTGTGTAGCGGCTTGGTCCAGTGAAGGTTGAGGAGCTTCAATCGCAGataaagcaaacagcagtttCAGTTTCATTCACCTTTCTTTGTGTCCCTGAGGAACATCACGTGGCATGATAGAACCATGGGAAATGGCGTATTTAGAGATTAAAACAAGAGCAAACCAAAATGTTCCTTACTCATGTGCGTTCTGTTCCAGAACACCTGTTGCAGCCATGATGCCTGTTGCCACCGTGATGCCTGATGACACACCGATGTTTGACCCAAATATTCTGCACGAACTTGACTGGAGCGAGAACACGACGACGTTTTCTCCCGCTATTTCTCCTTTAGATCCAGGAGATGGTCTAGTTTTGAGACCGCTTTGCACGGCTGATTTAAATCGAGGTAGAATCCTGTTTAATGATCATAGCAAACAAAAGCTGGGTGCTGAATTAGATAGTATGTATTTCTGCATTATCTCTCGATAGATTAGGATTGCTTGTTTTAGCTGTATTTAGGTTATTTTCATTAGTAAGGAATTTGAGCACTTGGCACCATGGATTGGTGCTGTGTTGGGTGACCCTCAAAATTGGTTTTACTATTTTAATAACCtcaaaaaacatcttaaaattcaAGTCAAATCTTCTGAACAATTCACAGCTTCCTACTTACCACAGCTTTAGAGAGGGAGTACAGTTGTTCATGCTGTTTCCTCTGATATTAAAGTAATGTGAACCAGCATATTCTTCTTAGTGCCTGGAGACTTCCTCAGTTCTGTAACTTGGACAAAAAAGGTTAATAACACATAATTTTGGGCTtatacttttctttcttgaacaAATCCATCTTCTGCACTTGAGTTTGCTGCTGGTGCATTAGCTGATCCTTCAGCATTGCTCAAGGGAGGAGTTTGATTTTAAGATTAGTGTCTGCTTCTATAATATGCAGAGCACAGGCCTTTACGTACGACTGAATTGGATGGCGCCGTGGGGATGTTCACTCTCCAGTCGTGTCTGGTTGTTATGCACTATTTGGAGCTAATTGTGTGTTGCTGTCCctcactgagggtttttttctttcttttacaacaGGCTTTTTTAAGGTTCTGGGTCAGCTGACCGAAACTGGAGTTGCAAGCCCGGAGCAGTTTATCAGTGAGTATATCATTATTTCTTAGCATTTCCATAGAGGAACCAGAGGACAGTGATGCCGACAACAAAGCTACTTGGGTATGAGGCTCCCAACTGCCCAATGCCAGAGGGATTCATTAGCTCAGCTGCCCCAAGGCAGCCTTTGGCACTCGGTGTTGGATCCAGTCGCAGCTATCCCCAAGGGCTTCTTGGCTGGGACAGGCCTAAACTATGTTACCTGCTTCTGAGACTGAGCTTTAGGTACCTGGCAGGAGGGACTGTGGGTGAAGGCTTGTTTTGGCTGAATTATTGCAGCACCGATGGCGGGGCAGAGGCTCAACAGCATCTTGAGCTTTACTGGTTGGACT
Encoded here:
- the GNPNAT1 gene encoding glucosamine 6-phosphate N-acetyltransferase isoform X1; amino-acid sequence: MIEPWEMAYLEIKTRANQNVPYSCAFCSRTPVAAMMPVATVMPDDTPMFDPNILHELDWSENTTTFSPAISPLDPGDGLVLRPLCTADLNRGFFKVLGQLTETGVASPEQFIKTFEHMKRSGDYYVTVVEDTNLGQIVATATLVIEHKFTHSCAKRGRIEDVVVSGECRGKQLGKLLTSTLTLLSKRLNCYKITLECLPKNVDFYKKFGYLVSEENYMFQRFFN